Part of the Mycolicibacterium thermoresistibile genome, GCACACCGTGCGCAGCACTGAGCTGTGGATGTACCACCGGGGCAGTCCGTTGCTGCTCGAGTTCGGGCCGGACCGGGCCCGCGCGACCATCCACCTGCTCGGCGGCGACCTCGACGCCGGTCACTCCCCGCAGCTGGTGGTGCCGCCCGGCCATTGGCAACGGGCCCGGCCGGACGGCGACCAACCGACACTGGTCAGCTGCGTGGTGGTTCCCGGGTTCGACTTCGCCGACTTCGAACTGGCCCCCACCAGGGACCGGGCCGGCGGCTAGTTCACCGACGACAGGTTGAACGCGGCCCCGGTGGGATCGGCGGCCGCCGCGAGCCGTCCGTAGGGAGTGTCCTCGGCCTCCCGCACGACGGTCCCGCCGTTGGCCACGATGACCTCCAACGCCTTGTCGACGTCGTCGGCGCCGAGGAAGAACACCCAACTCGGCGGCGCGCCCTCCGGCAGGACACGGCTGCCGTCCATCACCCCGAGCAGGTCTTCACCGTCGAACGCCGCTGTGGCATAACGGAACTCGTCGGTGTCGGACACCAGCTGGGTCTGCCACCCGAACACCGTGCGGTAGAAGTCCAGCGCGGCGCCGAAGTCGCGGGTGGTCAGCTGGTGCCACACGGGCGCGCCGGGCTCACCCACGACCTCGAAACCCTGGTGCCCGATCGGCTGCCACAGCCCGAACACCCCGCCGGTCGGGTCGCTGAGCATCGCCATCCAGCCCTTGTCCTTGACTTCCATCGGGGCCATGCAGCTGGTGCCGCCGGCCGCGGTGGCAGCCGCGAGCGTCGCGTGGATGTCGGCGGTGTGCAGGTAGGTGGTCCAGCCGTCCGGGGCGTTCCACTGCGGATCGTTGCGCATCAGCCCGGCGACCGGCCGGCCCTGGCTGAACGCGTTGACGTAGCCCCCGTAATCGGGGCCGGCGGATTCGAACGTCCAGCCGAACACCGCGCCGTAGAACTGCAGCGCGCGGTCGAGATCGGAGGTGCCGAGGTCGATCCAGATCGGTGCGCCCAGCGGGGCGCCGTGACGGAGGGGCACGATATCTCTCCTTCGGATGGGGAACGTGTCACCGGTATGGACCGTCCGGGCCACCGGAACTCATCGGCCCCGGCCGGATCAGGCCCCGGACCCGATGCCGAGCACGCGCAGCGCGTTCTCCTTGTAGACGAGCGGCAGCACCGCGGGGTCGATGTCGAGCGTGTCGAAGTCGCGCCGCCACCGGTCCAGCTTGATGTAGGGAAAGTCGGTGCCGAACAGCACCTTGGTGCGCAGCTGCCGGCCGATCGCCCGGACCAGTTGCGGCGGAAAGTACTTCGGCGACCAGCCGGACAGGTCCACGTACACGTTGGCCTTGTGCGCGGCGACGGCGATCTGGGCGTCCACCCACGGCACCGCCGGGTGGGCCATGACGATCGTCAACTCCGGGAAATCGGCGGCCACGTCGTCGAGCAGCATCGGATCGGAGTAGCGCAGTTTGATG contains:
- a CDS encoding cupin domain-containing protein, whose amino-acid sequence is MTELPDWARRLDLSPHPEGGWYRETWRSDLTVPQAVLPPDYTGPRSAGTAILFLLMPRQQSAWHTVRSTELWMYHRGSPLLLEFGPDRARATIHLLGGDLDAGHSPQLVVPPGHWQRARPDGDQPTLVSCVVVPGFDFADFELAPTRDRAGG
- a CDS encoding VOC family protein, with protein sequence MPLRHGAPLGAPIWIDLGTSDLDRALQFYGAVFGWTFESAGPDYGGYVNAFSQGRPVAGLMRNDPQWNAPDGWTTYLHTADIHATLAAATAAGGTSCMAPMEVKDKGWMAMLSDPTGGVFGLWQPIGHQGFEVVGEPGAPVWHQLTTRDFGAALDFYRTVFGWQTQLVSDTDEFRYATAAFDGEDLLGVMDGSRVLPEGAPPSWVFFLGADDVDKALEVIVANGGTVVREAEDTPYGRLAAAADPTGAAFNLSSVN